The genomic stretch atgaggtgttgttgatgaaaaacaCATAATTGTGTATATACGCGATATGATTGGTTAATAATCCTAGTGCTTggtggtaattgttaatgatgtaggatgtagtagtgggtggttgattttcataaatggttttgtgaactagtgcatgataaatcatgatgatgtgttgtgtgaatgttatcgtattggtacgaggtatgtgattagttgtcgataacatgagatcatgttcatatgtgttatgtattaataaatgtccattcttgatatgtgacgatgtttggttgtttgttattaacatgatgtgtggccttatggcaagtaattgttgttatgagaatgatgtattatcatttttGAACTGTTGTTATTACAACccgttgatgatgtattgatggagttatgggccaatggccaatattaatttgatgtgatgcaattatgcgatcatttatgccgatgtggctagtatgttttgacggtgaatgtgtgttgtgtgcttattaatgcctgtgtggtaattatggtgtgatgtaattgataacgatgttattaattggtgatgtatccttttggatagaatataaacggtgtaacgtgggtatgtgaccgtgttatattgttgatgatgttgttgtcgtgtaatagagtcatatatttgcacagcataacatttcattacgttaatggcggaatgctattagcaggtggcctgaattggcaattattaccagtgggggcttaatgctcggtaaaaaggtgtattttcccgagtggcaagaggtcatcagtgggggctaaatgctcgatgacgtttagtcgtagcttgatgctcgacaaaggtgtattttcctgagggaaagaagtcccagcataatgctcggcaaaggtgtatttgtcataatgacaaggggagttttactccggatttggtaccacatgcatatgcatagttgagtctcattcatcattgtctgtccttataattatgttatcattcatgtgtcacattacttatatattgattgtggttgaatgagtggattaccttgttgtatgattcttgatgatacttgttggcattactatatttgtcatgctttcattatgaattatattctcacccttctgctgatttgatgcttgagtggcatcctgcagattagccgctttgggagtcttttggaagaggtagttctccagtcggtcttgtcagttgctctgatacgtaacaccggggagtcgggagtctgttgttatttatttatatatgactctttgaacatgtatatgtgataatgtgttgatgtgtattgtaaacactttattttggaaaactcctctttgagagtgagagatatatgtatatatatatgttcatatcttccgtgtgttatgtatcattttattggcaggtgtgtatgcttttggcatcgttgatgtccgtttgttttcaaggtgtttgtttggttacttagtgtaacatcctaattgtgttgtataaaattttaaatactctgatattttcttgcctaaatgctttgggtagaattggggtgttacattttctACGGCCCATCGAATACCATTCCATAAAAAAAGGAATACACTCCTCCAAGTTCCAACCCGGAAAATCCACCCACTTAGCCATTTCATTCCAAACATATTTAATcacaccacatttgaagaaaatatggTCCCTATCTTCCAAATGCAtatcacaaaaaacacactttaaaTTAGTAGAAGTTAAgttaatacctctatacaccaaaAGATCCTTTGTGGGGAGCCTATTCACAAAAAGCCTCCAACCAAAACTTTTAATCCTAAAAGGAATCTCCAACTTCCAAATCAACTCCAAAGCCTCATCATGCCTATTAACCGGGCCAAAAGGAATGCGCTTTTGAGCATAAAGGGAATAACAAGAAGATACCGTAAATCCTTTCTCCAAATTAATCAAGAGACCACAAAACACCATCCTTCCCTTCTTGAATTCCAACAAAACTCTCCAAAAGATTGTGCAAAGCCGAGTATTCCAAAGCAATTCCGGGCTCAAGTAACGCCATCCCCGATACTCCTAAATCCCCCCACTTCCAAATCCCCTCACACCAACCTCCCATAGCCGCTACCGAAACTTTTTTCAAAGAAGACAACAAAAAAATATTCGGAAAAGTCTCCAACAAAACACAATTGTTTAACCACCGCACCTCCCAAAATGGTGTATTGAAACCATTTCCCACTTTGAAACAACAATTAGAACTCAACGGGTCGACGGAAGAAAGAGATGAAAAAGATGAAGTAAAATAACCAACCTTTAAAATATCCCGCCACCAaaaggaagatgatgaacaaaCGTGAGCCTTTCCTCCACAAAGAATATGCAAAGATAAGTCACCGTAACGAGCTTTCAAGATCTCAAACCACAAAGAATTGGATCCATTAATAATCTTCCATCTCCACTTGTTTAAAAGCGCTAAGTTGAAGTCGGAAATATTCTTGATAGCTAAACCCCCCTTTAAAAACGGTAAAGTCACAactttccaactaacccaatgaattttccttttttcctccaCCCCTCCCCATAAAAAATTGCTTTGAATCTTATTGAACTCCTTTACCACTTTAAccggcatcttgtaaaaagacaAGGTGAAGATAGAAAGAGAGCACAAAATAGATTTCAAGAGAGTAATTCTACCTCCAAGATTGAGAAAGCGATTCTTCCATCCCACCAAACGCCTTTTCAACTTCTCCAAAAGCGGATACCAAGAAGAGACCTTCCTAGGATTTAATCCGATATGAAtcccaagaaaaataaaattactttCTTCCATTTTGCAAGAAAGGTAGAAAGCGGCGGCCTCCAAAAAATTATGCGACACATTAATTCCAATCAACTTGCTTTTATGGAAATTGATACCAAGACCCGACaccaattcaaaagctctcaataCAATCTTAATCGCTTTCACATGATTCCACGTCCCCTTTCCAACCAacaaagtgtcatccgcaaattgaagaatatccacaCTACATCTTCGATTAATGTCAAACACCTCAAATCCCCCTAAATCCACGGATTTTCTAACCAACCGAGCAAGAGCTTCCGtcaccaaaacaaaaagaaaaggtgataAAGGATCACCTTGTCTAAGCCCCCGTTTGACAACAAATTCCTTGGTTGGACTTCCGTAAACCACCACCGACATGTTGCTATTGAAAATTAATAACTCCATCCATTTCCTCCATCTATCTCCAAACCCCATTTTAACCAACAAAAACCGAAGAAAATTCCAAGAAACTTTGTCATAAGctttctcaaaatcaactttaaaaaggAGGCAAGAATTACCTTCTTTTCTAGCAAAATCTACTACTTCATTAGCCACAAGGACTCCGTCTAGAAGTTGCCTTCCCGGAACAAAGGCGCTTTGACAATGAGAAACAATCGGATCCAACACAAGTTTCAACCTTTCCGCCAAAATTTTTGCTATCACCTTGTACATACatcccaccaaacaaataggtCTATAATCATCGAGATCTAATGGATTAGATGATTTCGGAATCAAAGCCAAAAAGGAGGATGTCACCGCCTTGGACAATTCACCCCCCATATAAAAATGAGCAAGGTACCGCATGAAGTCGACTCTAAGAAAATACCAACATTTCTTGATGAAATGAAAAGTATAACCGTTGGGCCCCGGACTTTTGGATCCCCCACAACACGCTAAAGCTTCCACAACCTCTTCTTCTTGAAAAGGCCGTTCAAGCCACCTTTTGTTCTCTCCACTTATGCTATCAAAAGGGATCCCCTCTAGTGTCGTGTCAAGGTCCCCCTCATCATCGAATTTGCTAGAAAAATGACGAACAACTTCATCTTTAATCTCCCAATTGAATTCGCCAATGCCAGGAAAAAATCAGCCTTCCAAGCATGAATAGGCACACCGAAAATCCTCAACCACACTATTCTTTCATCATCCATAACACCTTCCTCCCATTTTACAACATTCACGAAACAATTCCTCCACCACAATCCGCCTTCCTCGACAAGATCCGCAATAGTGCCAGCTTCTGTTTCTTCTAGCAGACATAGAGATGCTCCCAGAGGTGTGACATTAATGTTAAAACAACCTTCCATTACAAGCTTTGTTTGAATATGATAAGTGGATCCTAGCAGAACCACTCTCCCCACATAAGCTCTCCGATATCTCTGAATATCAACTTCAGAAATAGAGAAAGACACCACAACATTCTCGGCCTTCGCCCTGTCTTCCTGGTTGTTGGTTACTACTTCCACGAAAGATCTGTTCCAACGACCATTCGAAGAATCCTTGAAGCCCCACCCATATTTCCTCTTCGAATTTTCGCCCGCCTCCAAATCTCCCCCAAAACCCCTAGCACCTTGCTGCCTCCTGTGAACCGTAGGTCTGACCCGTTCGAACCTAGGAATATTAGCCATAATTTTGTGACCCGCTATCTGCACATTGTCCACGCTGATTTCCAGCCGTCTCACATCTTCAACATCCCTAAACCTCgcaaaaccaaaccttttccCAGATTTGTTCCTTCTTGGGGCTATAGACACCTCCACCACATTGCCGATGCATCCGAAAAGATCATACAACTCCTTCGCTTTGATGATTTCTGGGAAGTCAGAAATGTAAAGAGACAACAATTTAGAAAAATCTACTCTATTAAGAGATCCCGAAGTGGAAAAGGAGTCCCATTTCGGAGCCCAATGTCTAAACTGTTTCCTTCTTGGCTCCATCCAGTTGCCATGGCCATTGAGGCCGCTACCCATGCTCAAGATGCAAAGAAAAAACCGACGAAGGACCTACAAACCAAAAACAGAGAAAAAAACAGAAGGACCTAGCGAAACCGAACAGAGAGATAACAACGAAGATCCCAAAATCGAAACTGAAAACACCCCCAAAACCTAAATCGAAAGCCTCAAAACCACCTCCTCGACAAGGTCCCTGATCCTAAGACCAGGAGTTTAAACCGAAGTCGAAGCGATGATACAGCCCTGATTTTGGTCGGAAGGTTTCAAATCTTGCCGTCTCCCCCATCGTTGTTCAAAAATTTGAGTTTTGTTAGTATGtccaaatttgtttttattttacttcaagaaaaaatttgaattatatttgatttgattgaaTAAAATAAGATTGGTAAGTAAATAAAAGGTaatgttttgtatatattataattCTCTTGATTCGGAAATTTGTAAACAGTTAGAGATGATATTCAttcataaaaacattataaaatatatacaagAGAATTATATTTGAATGATATTTGAATGAGGAAAATCCATCCCAAATCCTGTtaatttacaaattttatttatttatttgaatgatATTCGGtttgtttaaataaataaataaaatttgtaaataaataaaatttgtaaattaACAAAAAATAGGATTTGTGATGGATTTTCCTCATTTTTAACTAACCATTTCTCGATTTTCTAGTtatgaaaattaaattttatatctcGTATTAAAACTAATGTACTTAAAGTTTAATTGTTAAAattacttcatttttatttattaaatttataaaaaaaaaagtatttccaTGTCTCAGTCATTATTTTATTCTATCACAAATCAATGAGCAATCAAATACATACAATCAATAGATCATACCAAAGACTTATGATATAGTATAGAGACGACTATATATTTGAAACTTATTGATGTGAGTTTTTATAGGTGGCAGAACAATTATTATAggattaaatacgtttttagtctctATTATATTGCAACAATTATTATATTACAACAATTATTATATTGCTGACTTTAAatttaagcaagcaatgttgcggtgagcaagagtcgccaccgacttttattttatccaatttttaggaaaggctaaaagaacagaaaaaaacctttttgaaagagattgagttcggggggtaagttatacaaagggaaggtttaaagcaccctttgtgtccatggttatccatgggctcttaattgcttagctcacttttgttttcaaaatatttgaagtgtcgtgtgtgaatagtaaaaactttgaagaagaactttagcttgtaaataagcgtagtctttttgaaaagatactttgaaaagaagtgggaaaagattttgaattttgaatttgcatttgaaaaagagaaagcaattaaaaagcaattacccttaagtttataatttttgttcttttagcttttcagggctatccataccatgagagggtaggaagtccttttattggatgtaaagggtcattgaaattatcgttcgccataagactgaccttgccataaagagggcaggtagcctAAGGGaatgatagaatagtcatttaggcaacaggcgaggataccttagcaattgggacaatcattatttaccgaggcaac from Vicia villosa cultivar HV-30 ecotype Madison, WI linkage group LG4, Vvil1.0, whole genome shotgun sequence encodes the following:
- the LOC131597063 gene encoding uncharacterized protein LOC131597063, coding for MGSGLNGHGNWMEPRRKQFRHWAPKWDSFSTSGSLNRVDFSKLLSLYISDFPEIIKAKELYDLFGCIGNVVEVSIAPRRNKSGKRFGFARFRDVEDVRRLEISVDNVQIAGHKIMANIPRFERVRPTVHRRQQGARGFGGDLEAGENSKRKYGWGFKDSSNGRWNRSFVEVVTNNQEDRAKAENVVVSFSISEVDIQRYRRAYVGRVVLLGSTYHIQTKLVMEGCFNINVTPLGASLCLLEETEAGTIADLVEEGGLWWRNCFVNVVKWEEGVMDDERIVWLRIFGVPIHAWKADFFLALANSIGRLKMKLFVIFLANSMMRGTLTRH